The segment AAGTAAGACATTTACTGGAAAAGAAGAGAGCTTTGGGAATTTGATAGTTGATACAAAAGATGCCTATATTCTTTTGTCATATCTGAGTTATGATGAGGACAATCAAGAAGAATCCAGAAGATATTTTGAAAAGGCTTTAGGTATGAACTAAGCCTAACTTTTTTTTGATTTTTGTTTAGCAATGATAATATAGTTAGATCAATTACAGATCGAACAATTCAAAGCGAGAAGTCAAAAAAGAAATGACATATCGCCACTATTTCTAACTTAAAAGTATAAAATTGTAAAATAATATTCATTAGATCGATCAGTCAAACTTATGTAATTTCCTGAAATCAGAATCCCTCATGAGACAGGTTCCACCATTATAGGTTGAGTCCTTACGGATCTTCCGCCAGACATCAGAAAGCTTGTCCTCATGAATATTTCCAAAAGATAGAGGAAGGCATGAACAGGGGAATATATCACCTTCCGGAGTTATGTGAAGCCACTTTCTTCCTGCAAAACATCCCATCTTCTTTAGCACATGAGGGATTGCGAATACCTTAGGACCATCCATGGATTCAGTACGTTTCACGAAATCATCGAACTTCTTGTGATCATCTGCAGTCATCATCTCATCAAGGCGGTTCATCCAGCGTCCCGTAGGGACTATCTCGAAGAAAGAGATCTCATGGACACCGAGATCTGTTGCTATTTTGTAGAAATCATCCAGTTCATCAATGTTCCCTGGAGATATTACCACATAGATATTAACGAGCAGACCGGCATCAAGCGAATTTTTAACAGCACCAATGGCATCCTTGAACACACCTACTCGCCCTCGCATGGTGTCATGCCCTTTTTCGGTCGAACTGTCAAGACTTATGCTCAACATATCAAGCCCTGCTTCCTTAAGAGAAATTGCACGCTCTTTTGTCAACCCCACTCCCGAAGTGAACATTCCGGTAGTAGCAAGGTCACCATCAACATAACTGATAAGTTCTTCAAGGCCTTCATAGACAAGTGGTTCGCCGCCATCAAAGACAATGAAAGTAGAGCCCATATCGAGAACCTGATCAATTGTACTTTTAACGTCCTCAGCAGACAACGATGCCCTGTTCTTAGTATCAGGAAGTGCACAGTGTATACAATTATTAGGACAATCCTCGGTTATGGAAATTGTTACCTGCTCAGGAACCATCTTTCCACGTATGTAACCCATCTGGCTCGATACCAGACGATCAAAAGCCTTGCTGGGTATAGGTGGCATCCACGTAGAGAAAACAAGCTCTTCCCCTCTTACCAATGCAGGCCTTTGTCCTTCAAAAAGGTCCAGCATCTCAGAAGTCAATGGTTTGATGGCACGTGATGCAACTCCCGAAGTATGCATCCTGACGAGCCCATCTTCGACCGTAGCATAGACCTTATAGAAGGGATTTTTATAAAAATAATATCGCTTATCAGTCACCATGAGATCACTTGTTCCTCAATAAGGCCCTGTAAGCCAGAAGTGACTTCGGGTTTTTCTTTAGCATAAAAAGACCAAGCTGCATTGACCTGTGGAAAGAAGTACCTGAAAGGAAAGAGAAATCCACGCCTTCGAAAGTCCTCATAAGATCGTCGATCTCAGGATCCGTCATTTTGCGCAGTGTTTCCAGACCTATACGACCAAGCACATACTCTGCCCTGTACTCGGCATTCCACCTCTTACGATACTCAGAAAGGAACTTTGCCGAAACGTTGCCTTTTGCAATAGCATCTGCAGCTACGTCACCACACATCTGTCCGGCATGCATGCTATACCCTATTCCAGACTGTCCTGCAGCACCACCGACCAACATCACACCATCGGCCAACATCTGTTTGGGTATAGTGATTATAGGGTCACCACCCACAGACCTTTCAAGAACTTCAAGATCATCGAGACCTTTTAGCTGCTTGAATTTATCGACCCATCTTTCAAAGAATGGAGATACATCTTTCCCATGCCCCCTCACATAGACCCCAAGGGTAGCAAGATTCCCTCCGCATGGAGAATAAGTGGATTTCCAGCCAGGGCAATGATTCCCAACATAATATTCAAACATATCAGGTTCACCAATGCCATCTGCTTCTACAAATGCTTCCATTGCCCATGCAATGTCATTGGGATGTTTCATTGGTTTAAGTCCGAGTAAACCGGCGACCTTTGAATTGATACCATCGGATACGATAACCAGAGAACAGGTTAGCACACCATCCGAAGTACTAAGGTTCATAACACCCTTGCTTCTGAAGACGCTACTAACCTCAACACCCATATGAACCTCTGCTCCGGCATCCATGGTCTGCTTTGCATAATATTCATCGAACTTTAACCGGTCAAGGAAATATGCAGGACTTTCAATAGCTACCCTGCCACCGGAAGGAGCGATCAGGTAAGCACCCCTCATGTTCTTTATCACATAACTCTGATCAACGGGTTCTTGCGACCTGTCGAACATACCCTTGAAAAAAGTATTAGCAGGATGTGTGGGATAACCTATTATCTCTTTTTTATCTACAACGAGTACCTTTGCTCCTTTTCGGGAAGCATTTCTTGCTGCCATCAGACCCGCCGGCGAGGCACCTATTACAATTATATCTGCATCCATTTAAGAACCTCTGATCACCACAGGATACCTGCATAAGATGTTAAAACGATAGAGAGCACTACATCGACTATAAGGGAACCAAACATGAAACCCCTGTATCTTGAACCCTGCAGGAACAGCTTTCCACCACGCTCGGGAAGAGGATTTTTTACAAAATCAAGTGCCTGCATTATCATCCAGATACCGGAAAGAATTGCTCCCACAAAGAATATCGGACCGAGATGTGCAGTTAGCCCAATAGCAAACGATGAAAGAATACCTACAGACCAGCATACGAAGACGAACTTTGATGTTGCAGGAACTCCAAATGTCACAGGGAATGTTGGTGCACCTTTTGCACGATCGCCTTCCACATCCCTGGAGACTCCTGAAAGAGTGAAACCCCAGTCAGCCACACACATCATTATGAAAAAGAATATACCAGGCAATGGCAGGATAACACCATCGCTACCCCGAAGTATCCCGGCAGGGTCGAATGCAAGCCAGATACCCACAGGAACAAGACCATATGCAATACCAACTGGTACAAAGCTCAGGAATGTTAGCCTTTTTGCCAGCTTAGAATAGATACTGATAGTAAGAACTGCAACAACCAGAACCATAAATGATTCAGGGTTTAAGTAGAATGCTGCAATTGAGGCAATCACGAATAGAACGAATGCATATGTAAGACCCTGTTTTTGAGATACCTTCTCTGAAGCAAGTGGCCTGTCAGGAAGATTTATTTGATCAATATCCACATCACAGCAATCGTTGTACACATAGGAACTTGTGATAGCTGCATATCCACCGATAACAGCAATTATGAAAGGAATGAGCGGAGGAAGGGCAGAAGTTGCCAGATATGATGCAAGTAGAGCACTTGCTGCCGGAAGGGCAAAATCCATATCCGCTATTTCCGGCCTTAGCAGTTCTAAGTAAGGGTTGCGTGTCTTTGATCCTGTTGTTGATACCAAATAAATCACCATTGAATGATATCTTCAAATTTTATGGTTATAAAAAGTGACAGATCATTCTTTAATATCTGCGATCTGCCCCAGCTTTTCGAATAGAGGATGTTCAAATCCATCTTCTTTAATAAATGTGAACTTTGCCTCTGGATTTAACTCGATAAGAGCAATAGTGTTCTCAAGAGCCTTTCCAAGAGATTCTATATCAGGAGTCCTGATCACTTCTGCATTGAAAGGATATACCTCAGCAAGTTCAGCAGGGAATGCACCAAATGGAGCCTTGAAGATCAGATCATTGTCATAACCTTTGATATCTTTCTTTGAAGCCGATCTGATCACAGCAGAACCCTTTATAGTGAAACGCTCAAGCTTATTGGAAAAGCGCAGCACTTCAGGCCTCTGTGCAGATTCCGGACCACAATAGAAGAATGTGGACTTTGATGCAGGGTCATATTTCTCGATCCAGTCTGTATAGGAATACATCTTTTTTAGTGCTTCCAGCATTCTCGGGTGAGTGCGACATCTTTGTTCCACAAGTTCCAGGAGATTCCCTTCCTTAATGGATTGCTTGACAAGACGCATTTCCTCAAATGTAACATAAAGATTATGTCTTGCGAGAAGCTCACTGCAATTATCAGCTTTCCTAACCTCTTCTGCTGTATGGGATATACATACAGGACAAGAGCATGGGAGATAGCTCAGGTTATCAATATGATATGTACCGTTGGAAGTGATATAACGCCTGTCCTTAGCATATAATGCGTAAGCAGCAGAATCAAAGAGGTCACAACCAAGTGCCACTGCAAGTGCGAACATCATAGGGTGTCCGGCACCAAACAGGTGTACAGGAACTGTTGGGTCAAGTCCTTTCTTCGCTGATACGATAACATCGACAAGATCAGCATATCGATAGGATTCCATCAATGGAACTACTGCACCCAGAGGATAGACATCGAACTTGTGATCGCGAAGATCCTCTGCACACTTCTGGCGAAGGTCAGGATATGTTGAACCCTGCACGGGTCCTGCCAAAAGCATCTCGTCATTGACCATCCCACGCGCTTCTTTTAAGCGCTCAAGAGTGATCTTAAGTTCGGATTCCGCCCTACTACGTGGAACATCAGGTGGTGTAGGAATATCCAAAGGGACACCTATGTCAGAACCGATCGTTTTCTGGAACTCGATTATCTGCTCGTTAGTTACATCGATATCACCGTAGACAGAAAGCTGGAATGAGCCGGAATCGGTCATTATGGGACCGTCATAATCAAGAAGAGAATGAAGCCCGTCTTTTAGCGCTTTTTCGCGCAGATTGTCCTTGCGTGATATGATATATGAATTGGTAATTAGCATCTGGGCACCAAAATCTTTCATCTCGGAAGGTTTGATGACCTGAAGGTTCGGATTGATCACAGGCATGACGGTAGGGGTTTCCACAACACCATGCGGTGTTTTCAGTTTCCCGATACGTCCTGCAGCATCTTTATGGGTTATCTCGAATATCGATGACATTTGAGCATTAGATATTGGCTGATATTATATATTTGTATTTCATGGATGACTCATGAAATACAAATTCATATCAGTTAAAAATCCAGACCAGTATAATTAATTTGCCAGAATTTCCGACACTTTTTCAAGTGTATCGGCCAATTCAGGTCCTTTTACCCTCAAATCCTTATTCTTACTTATACCAAGATCCGTCACCAGAATATGACGGTCCACTTCAAGACCTGAAAGCTCAAGAGCCTTCTTTGTACAGTTGAGAGGACATCCATCGATCGCGATAATGCGATCACAGCCTTCTGCCGACCTGAGAAGACCAGACACCTGACCTCCGATACCAACAGCACACATCATCTTACCAACTCCCTTTTCAGTAAGTTCAATGGCAAGCTGATTGGATAGTTGTCCTACATTAGAAGCACCTGAACATGAGAACAATGCTACATTAGTAGAGTCACAGGCACATTTGATCTCTTCTGCCATGAGATAATCCACCTGCATCACTGAGTTAACCATTCCCTTACCTTATCTTCGGAAGGGATCTTGCCTGCGAACTTGACATCGCCATCAACAACTAGTCCGGGGGTAACCATAACTCCATAGTCCAGTATCTTATTGATATCTTCAACCTTGATGATCTCAGCATCAATGCCTGCTTCATTTACTACTTTTTCCACGATCTCTTTTACTTTGTTGCATTTAGCGCAACCTGAACCAAGTACTTCTATTTTCATCTTTGAACCTCTCAATGTTTTTGATTTATGAAACTATTTTATATTTTTGTTTTTAATTTGATATTTATACCAGAGGACTGTTCAATAACCCCTTCTTAATATCCCTATGAGTTCTTTTGGGTGAGGCATCTTTTTTTGTATACTCTTGCATAAAGATTCCAGATCATATTCGCATTTTATGAGCTCTACAGAATGATTTTCAGTGTCGAAAACAGCGCAACTCGCATGTACATCCCCATTCCTTGGCTGGCCAACCGAACCGGGATTAAGTATAGTCACATCACCCACCTGCCTGATGAAAGGAATATGAGAGTGACCAATCACTATGAAATCCGCATCCACACCATCGATCATCTCAAGGACCTTGTCTTCGGGAGTGTCGGGTTTGATGTATTCATACATAGACCTCGGGCTTCCATGAGTAAAGAGCATATTCGTGCCATCGAGAGTCCTTTCAATGTGCATCGGTAATTTCTTCAGAAATTCCATATGCATATCATCAAGCTGTCCCCACGTATATTCTCTGGTGGCTGTTGACAGATGCTTGTACTTGTAGCCGCATCCGCAATCGACCTTTGAAGCCACTGCATTGTCATGATTGCCTTTGATTACTGGAACATCCTGATCCATTAGGGATTCAATGCAACCGACCGGATCAGGACCATAGTCTACAAGATCACCAAGGCAGATCACTTCATCATGCGGTACGGAAAGTACGGCATCAAGAGCATCTTTGTTTCCATGGATATCCGATATTATCAAGAGTTTCATATTTCAGCCCTATATTTGAACATCTTTTTTGTCCTCAGACATATACTTACAAGTCCGAGCATCACAGGAACTTCTATGAGAACTCCCACGACTGTTGCAAGTGCTGCACCCGAATTGATTCCAAAAAGCATTGCTGCGACTGCAATTGCAACTTCAAAATGATTAGAGGCACCAATTAGTGCGGTTGGTGCTGCATCTTCATAATTTATCCCGATCAGTTTAGCAACCCCGTATCCAAGGAAGAATATAAAGAACACCTGAACCAGAAGGGGAACTGCGATCATTGCTATCACAAGTGGCATATCAAGTATCACATCTCCCTGAAGTGAGAACAAGACGACCAATGTTACCAGTAGTGCAGTAATAGCAATGTTATGCATTACAGGTGAGAAAATATTCTCGAACCAGTCCTTTCCTTTGCTTGCAAGCAGATAATTTCTTGAAAAATATCCGGCAAACAGAGGCACACCTACATACATTCCCACGGAAAGCAAAATTGTTTCCCAGGGAACCACGATATCGCTTATACCAAGCAGAAGTCTTGCAAGGGGAGCATATAGGAAGAGCATGGCAAGGGAATTAATTGCAACCATTACCAATGTATGACCTTGATTGCCTTTTGCAAGATAACCCCACACAAGTACCATTGCAGTACATGGAGCAACTCCGAGCAATATCATCCCTGCCATATACTGGGAGATCTGGAGCTCAGTGAGATAAGGAGCAAATATATTTGCCATGAACAGCCATGCAAAAAAGAGCATGGTAAAGGGCTTAATAGCCCAGTTGATGATCAATGTAGTTAGTACAGGCTTAGGCGTCTTTCCTGCTTTTACTACTTGTTTGAAATCGATCTGAACCATGATCGGGTAGATCATGAAGAAAAGACAGATCGCAATTGGAATTGAAACTTCATATACCTGCATTGAATCAAGTGTTCCGGCGATCTGTGGAAAGATCTTACCAAGGACAATACCAATGACTATGCATGCAAAGATCCATACAGTCAGGTATTTTTCGAAAAATCCCAGTTTTTTTTCATCAGCCATTATAATCACCCACCATTATCAATTTTTGAATAATAGCAATACAATCACCCAATAACGTAACCAAATCCAAGTCCTGCAAGTGTAGCAATTATAACTACAAGTGTTATGTATGAAGCACCTCTTTTTGCACCCATTATCCTGCTTATGACTATCATGTTAGGAAGACTAAGTGCTGGTCCTGCCAGAAGCATAGATAGTGCCGGACCTTTACCCATGCCAAGAAGCGTAAGTGCACTAATAATTGGGACTTCGGTTAGTGTTGAGAAGTACATCAGGGCTCCGGAGACCGATGCGACCAGGTTTGAGGAAAAAGATTCGCCACCAACGAACCGGGCAACATATTCTGAAGGAAGAACTTCCACAATTATCCCTGCAAAGAACACACCAATCAGAAGAAGAGGTGTTATCTGCTTGACAAGGAACCATGTCTCACCCATCCATGAAGAGAGCTCCTCACGGGTAAACCATTTGAAAGACAGATATATAGTAACAGCTATGAGGGGAATAAGTATTGCTGCCATCATTGTCCATGTACTGAATATCTCCGGAACAACAAGAATTCCCAGAAGCAGGATGAACAACATTGCACTGTTCTTGTGCTTTTCTTCTCCGAAAGTGGTGATCTTCTTCCTCTCCACATTACCTCTTTCAAACATCGCTGCCATCGTAAGTCCAATAATAATAGATAAAGAAACAGCTACAACAGCCCTTGCCACACCAAGATCATAACCAAGGATCTTGGCAGTATAAACTATTGCAAGTATGTTTATGGCAGGTGCGGAGAAAAGAAATGTTGTTGCGGGTCCGATCCCTGCACCTCTTTTATAGATACCTGCAAATAAAGGGAGCACGGTGCAACTGCACACGGCAAGAAGACAGCCTGATGCAGCTGCTACTGAGTATGAGACATATTTGGGCGCATCTGCTCCGAAGAACTTCAATACTGACTCCTTAGAGAACAGTGATGCTATTGCACCCGCAAGAAAGAATGCAGGTATCAGACAGAGGAGCACATGCAGCGCAAGGTAGTTCTGAACTGATTGGAACCCAGCATTCATAAGATATAGTAAATAATCATATGACATAATTTCAAATAATGTTGAAACACTATATAAACATACCTATTTCAATATTATTTGAATTGTATTGAAAGAGTTCCAGCTTCAACACAATTCTGCAGACATTAAGATGAAGTAGATTTAATCAAGAAAAAACTGCAAAACTGCGACCATGAATAAAAACATATCAGAACAACAAACCCAAAGCTAGTGAGTTAAGATCAGTTAAAGAAAAAGGGTAATAGAGTGAGCACAGCAGCGACGCAGATTTCCCGAGGACTCTCGTACCTCAGTACAGTAAGCAACGTGGGCAGGCTTATCTTCTGTGTTCGGAATGGGAACAGGAGTGGCCCTGCCGCTATGGCCGCCGTACTCTAACTCATATTAATGGATGAAAGCCAAAGTCCAAATCCAGATCAGCGCTTCTGCAGCGCGCGACCTTTGAGCTTTGCTCAAGAGGTCAGGATACTGAATAAGACCTTACTTTTGTTAATGGATGAAAGCCAAGGTCCGAATCCAGATCAGCGCTTCTGCAGCGCGCGACCTTTGAGCTTTGCTCAAGAGGTCAAGATGCTGAATCAGACTTTACTTTTTTAACGGATGAAAGCCAAGGTCCGGATTCGAACCGGAATGGAATCGCTCTGCAGGCGATTGCGTAGCCGCTCCGCCACCTTGGCATTTGAACGAATCCTAGTAGGTAATACAGGCATATAAGCCTTTACATTGCGACAATGAAAGCACAAGTCTGATGATTAGACACAAGCTCAGTACTAACTTTAAGCAAAGCTCAAGAACTGTTGAATACTTGAAAAAGATAAAGTTACAACTCATGGGTTGTAGCAGATCGAAGAAAAGTTAAGGTAAAGAGTGAGCATAGCAGCGACGCAGATTTCCCGAGGACTCTCGTACCTCAGTACAGTAAGCAACGTGGGCAGGCTTATCTTCTGTGTTCGGAATGGGAACAGGAGTTGCCCTGCCGCTATGGCCGCCATACTCATCTCTAATACTGGAAATGATCATGTTATTATATTACATATCAGATTTCGCCTGGACAAAGCAAAACGGATGAGGCACAGATATTAGTGGCCGCGGACTGAACACCTCGTTGCCTTGGTGCGTACATCCCGACTCTATCAATCCGGTCTTTTACCGGAATCCTTAACGTAGTCTCTTTTTAGGTCAGATTTCGAGCTTAGATGCATTCAGCTCTTATTCCTTAGCGCGTAGCTGCTCGGCAGTGCCTTGTCAGACAACCGATCGACCAGTGGCGCCGTTGCTCTGTTCCTCTCGTACTAAAAGCAACTTACCCTCAGACTACAGACACCTCTAGTAGATAGTAACCGACCTGTCTCACGACGGTCTAAACCCAGCTCACGATCTCCTTTAATAGGCGAACAACCTCACCCTTGGCTGCTGCTGCACAGCCAGGATGGAAAGAACCGACATCGAGGTAGCAAGCTGCCGGGTCGATATGTGCTCTTGCCGGCAACGACTCAATTATCCCCGGGGTAACTTTTCTGTCATCTTTAGCCCGCACCAAGCGGGACATAAAGGTTCGCTAGAACCGACTTTCGTCTCGTGATCCGCTACTGTGCCGAATCACGTCAGGCTAACTTATGCTCTTGCACTCTTCAGTAGGTTTCCGACCCACTTGAGTTAACCATTGCGCGCCCTTGATATCTTTTCAAGGGCGTCCCGCCCCAGGCAAACTGCCCACCTATCGGGGTCCTCCTCTCGGAGTAAGGGGCGTAACTTTGGAAGGGTAGTGTCCCAATTGTGACTCCACCGATGCTGGCGCACCGGCTTCGACGTCTCCTACCTACACTGTACATCCAAAATCACACCCCAGCGACAGGCTGCAGTAAAGCTCCACGGGGTCTTCACTTCCCCCTAGAGGTCTCTAGACTCTGCACTAGAATGTAAGCTTCACCGGACTCTGGCTAGGGACAGTAGAACTCTCATTGATCCATTCATGCAAGTCGCCAATTAAGCGACAAGGTACTACGCTACCTTAAGAGGGTCATAGTTACCCCCGCTGTTTACAGGCCCTTCTTTCCGTTGAACCGAAGTTTCAGGTACCTGCACTGAGCAGGATTCAGAGATCGTACTAGCCCTTACGGGTTTGCGATCTCCTATGTTGATATTAGACAGTTAGAGTTCTCTGGTCACTGCGACCTGCCGTCTACACGGCAGGCACTCCTTCTCCCGAAGTTACGGAGCCAATTTGCCGAATTCCCTTAGCCAAATTATTCCGACACGCCTTAGCCTTTTCAGCTAGGGGCACCTGTGTCAGATCTCGGTACGGACATTTAACTCCCTTTTCACGGGTTCCAGGGTGAAGCTGACTTTCGCCATAACATATTCGTCTGCTTCTCGCCATTACGGCTCTCCACAGAGTTCGATGCTTAGACGGCGCGACGGCGCCGCTCAGCCTGCCCCGAAACGTCAGTTTTATTGTTAAATGGTACAGGAATATTAACCTGTTTCCCTTTTGATGTACTCGAATTACGGTACAACTTAGGACCGACTAACCCTCGGCTGACGATCATTGCCGAGGAAACCTAGCCCTTCGGCGGTCAGGATTCTCACCTGACTATGCTGCTACTATTACCAGGATTTTCGTTTCCGCTCGGTCCACAGGACTTCACAGCCCTGCTTCTGCCCAAACGCAACGCCTTCCTACAAGATTACCTTTCGGTACTCCGTGGTATCGGTGGTCGACTTGAGCCCCGTCCATTTTCGGGGCCCCAAACCTCGACTGGTGGGCTGTTACGCACTCTTTAAAGGATAGCTGCTTCTAAGCTAACCTTCCAGCTGTCTAGGGCTTAGGACGCCCTTTAGTATTAACACTTAGTCGACACTTAGGGACCTTAACCACGGGCTGGGTTGTCTCCCTTACGGACTACAAGCTTACCCCAGTAGCCCGGACTCCAACCTTCTACGACGACGGTGGGTTCGGAGTTTGACAAGCGGCTGAGGGATTTCTCCCCCGGGACCACCAATCAGTGCTCTACTCCACCGACTATCTCCAGTTAGGTCATGCTGCGACATGTTTTGGAAGGAACCAGCTGATGCCGGGTTAGATTAGCCTTTCACTCCGAGACGCAGGTCACACGAATGATTTGCAGATCAATACCGCTTGCGGTCCTCCACGTAGCTTTCGCCACGCTTCAACCTGCCCACGCCTAGATCACCCGGCTTCGGGTCGTAACTTAGTGACTCCACGCACTTGTATACGCCGCACCTCACCCCGTGAAGGGTTGCGTGCTTGTTGCTTTCGCTTCGGCTTCCCAGATAAAGGTTAGCCATCGCCACTTAGTTACACTCCCTGGCCCGTTCTTCAAAACGTATGATATGACATCGGCATTAGAACTCGTACTACAACCTCGCGGTTGATTCCTTCGAACTAAAGATCCTTTCATGCCATATCGCTCCATCACCATCAGGTTTCAGGCACTTTTAACCTCCCTTTTGGGGTACTTTTCAGTTTTCGGTCACCCTACTACTTCGCTATCGGTCTCAAGACGTATTTAGTTTTGGAAGTTGGTGCCTCCCAAATTCCCGCGTGATTTCCAACACACGGTACTCAGGAACATTTCCAGTTCCTCTTTTCTTTGCTTACGTGACTTTCACACTCTACGGTCTAACGTTCCAGAAAAGTTCAGCTAAGAAAAGGTCGGAACCTTAGAAAGTTCCTACAACACCACATCTCCCTCACATTACTGGAGGGATTCAGTTTGAACTTTGCCGTGTTCATTCGCCATTACTAACGGCATCTCTTCGATTTCTCTTCCTGCCCCTACTAAGATGTTTCAATTCGGGGCGTTCCCGATCATGACTGATCAGCACAAATGTGCTAAGAGGTCTCATTAGGAAATCTCAGGTTCATAGATTCCATGCGTCTACCCTGAGCTTATCGCAGCTTGGCACGTCCTTCATCAGCGCTTGAGCCGAGCCATCCACCTGACGGCATAATTACCAGAGTCCATCTCACTTTGTCCAGTGAGCGTCTGATATGTAATATATACATGATCTCATAGTGCCCAATATCGGGGAAAGGGCACATCCATCCTTCCCAAGCAACATTACTTGCTCGGTGCACTTGATGATTGTGAATCGTAATTGATCCAATGGACTTGCTGGGATTCGAACCCAGGGCCTTCGCCTTGCAAAGGCGACGATCTTCCAACTGATCTACAAGCCCTCGCTCGCATTTTTTCCAGCGAAATCTTGTTTCATTGAAGTGGTTTGTCGAAAGTGGCAGTTTATCGATTTCTGACTGATAGCGTTGATCCGCTTTGTGCGGATCGTTGCTTAGGAGGTGATCCAGCCGCAGATTCCCCTACGGCTACCTTGTTACGACTTAACCCCCCTTGCGAAATTTAGGTTCGAACACGGCACAAAATCCGTGCCCTCACCCATACCTCACTCGGGTGGTTTGACGGGCGGTGTGTGCAAGGAGCAGGGACGTATTCACCGCGCTATGTTGAAACGCGATTACTACGGATTCCAGCTTCACGAGGACGAGTT is part of the Methanococcoides orientis genome and harbors:
- a CDS encoding permease, which gives rise to MSYDYLLYLMNAGFQSVQNYLALHVLLCLIPAFFLAGAIASLFSKESVLKFFGADAPKYVSYSVAAASGCLLAVCSCTVLPLFAGIYKRGAGIGPATTFLFSAPAINILAIVYTAKILGYDLGVARAVVAVSLSIIIGLTMAAMFERGNVERKKITTFGEEKHKNSAMLFILLLGILVVPEIFSTWTMMAAILIPLIAVTIYLSFKWFTREELSSWMGETWFLVKQITPLLLIGVFFAGIIVEVLPSEYVARFVGGESFSSNLVASVSGALMYFSTLTEVPIISALTLLGMGKGPALSMLLAGPALSLPNMIVISRIMGAKRGASYITLVVIIATLAGLGFGYVIG